A stretch of Sulfuricurvum sp. DNA encodes these proteins:
- a CDS encoding transporter, translating into MFYRKKIILPLFLCVCFSQLDAAVNEVIPGDYEAPAVGINLTTLYLAERKMAGPYVDGHKLTDETVTSLISAVKFTTTLDVGGYTVCPMIALPYSVTKSNGDTMSAILGHESVGFSDVLVGATGWLVNDKAKNQYLAATLLLFAPTGEYNPKQLLNIGENRYKSTLNIGYVQKLSDDFFIELSPELALYGKNDNSLGRRIEQNPSYALTTMIRYNQTPQLTLFGGFQQNYGGGTIVEGVAQNDDTRMQKATLGGYYYTLAGTQIFLRYAKEFHTQSGMKISDDFLLRFQWWFK; encoded by the coding sequence ATGTTCTACAGAAAAAAAATCATTTTACCTCTCTTTCTTTGCGTATGCTTTAGTCAACTTGATGCTGCTGTTAACGAAGTGATTCCGGGAGATTACGAGGCACCAGCCGTTGGTATAAACTTAACAACTCTTTATCTCGCTGAGAGAAAAATGGCTGGACCATATGTTGATGGACATAAACTCACAGATGAGACAGTAACGTCCCTCATTTCCGCCGTTAAATTTACAACAACACTCGATGTGGGAGGTTATACGGTTTGTCCTATGATTGCATTGCCGTATTCGGTAACCAAAAGTAATGGCGATACCATGTCTGCTATACTGGGTCATGAGTCGGTCGGTTTTTCGGATGTGTTAGTAGGGGCAACCGGATGGCTCGTCAATGATAAAGCAAAAAATCAATATCTTGCAGCAACACTGCTGTTATTTGCACCAACGGGAGAATACAATCCTAAGCAACTACTCAACATCGGGGAAAATAGATACAAATCAACACTCAATATCGGATACGTACAGAAACTAAGTGACGATTTTTTCATCGAGCTTTCCCCTGAGCTTGCTTTGTATGGAAAAAACGATAATTCTCTTGGGCGAAGAATAGAACAAAATCCAAGCTATGCACTCACCACAATGATACGTTACAATCAAACTCCTCAACTTACCCTTTTTGGCGGATTTCAGCAAAATTATGGCGGGGGAACTATAGTAGAAGGTGTGGCACAAAATGATGATACCAGAATGCAAAAAGCAACTTTGGGAGGGTATTATTATACACTTGCCGGCACACAAATTTTTCTCCGTTATGCTAAGGAGTTTCATACTCAAAGCGGTATGAAGATTTCCGATGATTTTCTTTTAAGATTCCAATGGTGGTTTAAATAA
- a CDS encoding chemotaxis protein CheC — protein sequence MVQKVEFSGDHLDMLKELMNIAVGNATASIADLLQTFGKMHIPQITISDMEGLDAHIKESIPESQRCYVTKQLFGGLFGGEFLFVISEESALNLGNYLYAESKPSEGDIYDAVIELTNILSATIISRLTEELHTKVQFFVPSTEVVEGNCLINQEDLLNYHRIIIISTYMEFQTQNIEGKVFILTKDEMIERLKGLIDHKLEELYA from the coding sequence ATGGTACAAAAGGTAGAATTTAGCGGAGACCATCTCGATATGCTAAAAGAACTTATGAATATTGCCGTGGGTAATGCAACAGCGAGTATTGCTGATCTGCTTCAAACTTTTGGGAAAATGCATATCCCTCAAATCACCATTAGCGATATGGAGGGATTAGATGCCCATATTAAAGAATCGATTCCGGAATCTCAACGATGTTACGTCACTAAGCAACTCTTCGGAGGGTTGTTTGGTGGGGAGTTTTTATTTGTCATTTCTGAGGAATCGGCCCTAAACCTTGGTAACTATCTTTATGCTGAAAGCAAACCTTCAGAAGGGGATATTTACGATGCAGTGATTGAATTGACCAATATTCTTAGTGCAACAATCATCAGCCGTTTGACTGAAGAGCTGCATACGAAAGTACAATTTTTTGTCCCCTCTACAGAGGTGGTTGAGGGAAATTGTTTGATTAATCAAGAGGATTTACTCAATTACCATCGTATTATCATTATTAGTACCTATATGGAGTTTCAAACCCAAAATATCGAGGGAAAAGTTTTTATATTAACCAAAGATGAGATGATTGAGCGACTTAAAGGGTTGATTGATCATAAACTAGAAGAGCTGTATGCCTGA
- a CDS encoding response regulator, giving the protein MKKLLIIEDNWMMAHVIDEVALSLDIDVTGIATSWNEATELLVEQIPDFVILDININGSVDGIEVARRLKEKEIPFLFLTAYKDLEIIKEATKLSPLSYLIKPITPENLMATFLLSIQKLAQKTPPTNNYEYQYTIDENGIIYKNKVLFNLPKGERRVLGLLLKNLGYPVKYELFFSYDDDGTLDTINEATLRNIIVKLRKKCPDLTITNIKDVGYIVNFAH; this is encoded by the coding sequence ATGAAAAAGCTCCTAATTATTGAAGACAACTGGATGATGGCGCATGTAATCGACGAAGTGGCACTATCACTTGATATTGATGTTACCGGAATTGCAACGAGTTGGAATGAAGCTACAGAATTGCTTGTTGAGCAAATACCCGATTTTGTCATTCTAGATATCAACATTAATGGATCAGTCGATGGAATAGAAGTTGCTAGACGACTCAAAGAAAAAGAGATCCCTTTTTTATTTTTAACAGCCTATAAAGATTTGGAAATCATAAAAGAGGCTACAAAACTTTCACCACTTTCTTATCTTATAAAGCCTATCACTCCTGAAAATTTAATGGCAACCTTTTTATTATCAATCCAAAAACTTGCTCAAAAAACTCCTCCAACAAACAATTACGAATACCAATACACGATAGATGAGAATGGTATAATTTACAAAAACAAAGTACTATTCAATCTACCAAAAGGTGAACGTAGAGTATTAGGACTACTTCTTAAAAATTTAGGGTACCCTGTAAAGTATGAACTATTTTTTTCCTATGATGATGACGGAACCTTAGACACAATAAATGAAGCAACGTTACGTAATATTATCGTTAAGCTTCGTAAAAAGTGTCCAGATCTTACAATAACAAACATCAAAGATGTGGGATATATAGTAAATTTTGCTCATTAA
- a CDS encoding diguanylate cyclase: protein MPDMIMIPFPNILLDALEIGVIIMDDAFRVSYWNKWLEINTGIKSSEIIGKSFQEFYPDVDYPVLARKIRTTLRISSPTFYDASQQNRFIEIPRTKITTSLLTSMQLQVIISPYVPNDSLVMVSIYNISDQHELKLALQAQMKEIAHLNGELQRDKQIIDDNLLSIKTDAMCQIIEVSNAFFTFFGYTKEELLYRPLPDIYTDKMLATDYQAMKECLLRIERWSGEIEIRGKDGELRWVDAVMTPWIDEEGLVTNYTAIYHDISDKKRIELLAITDPLTKLFNRNKFNDVFHHMLLREHWTSGNSFALLIADIDYFKRVNDTYGHQIGDKVLTKVAQLFQDGVRDGDMMARWGGEEFVFLLPNVNLEKAMKVAHKLRHAIEKYPFDEVGGVTVSFGVSIFTTNDTSHSMIQRADSALYRAKEKGRNQVESEPI from the coding sequence ATGCCTGATATGATAATGATACCTTTCCCAAATATTTTACTCGATGCCCTAGAGATTGGGGTTATTATTATGGATGACGCTTTTAGAGTCTCTTATTGGAATAAATGGTTGGAGATTAATACCGGTATTAAATCATCCGAAATTATTGGCAAAAGCTTTCAAGAATTTTATCCTGATGTCGATTATCCTGTTCTTGCACGTAAAATTAGAACGACACTGCGTATCTCTTCCCCTACATTTTATGATGCGTCACAACAAAACCGTTTTATCGAGATACCCCGTACGAAAATCACCACTTCATTATTGACCTCGATGCAGTTGCAAGTAATTATCTCCCCTTATGTTCCTAACGACTCATTGGTCATGGTCTCTATCTATAATATTAGCGATCAGCATGAGTTGAAACTTGCATTGCAAGCTCAGATGAAAGAGATTGCCCATCTGAATGGTGAACTACAGCGGGATAAGCAGATTATCGACGATAACCTATTGAGTATTAAAACCGATGCAATGTGCCAAATTATCGAAGTTTCTAATGCCTTTTTTACTTTTTTTGGGTACACAAAAGAAGAACTTCTCTATAGACCACTGCCTGATATCTATACCGATAAGATGTTGGCAACCGACTATCAAGCGATGAAAGAGTGTTTATTGCGAATAGAACGGTGGAGTGGCGAGATAGAAATCCGTGGCAAAGACGGCGAACTTCGCTGGGTTGATGCCGTTATGACACCGTGGATTGATGAAGAGGGATTGGTGACCAACTATACAGCAATCTATCACGATATTTCCGATAAAAAACGGATTGAACTTCTAGCGATCACTGATCCATTAACGAAGCTGTTTAATCGAAATAAGTTTAATGATGTATTTCATCATATGTTATTGCGAGAACATTGGACATCAGGAAACAGTTTCGCTTTATTGATAGCAGATATCGACTACTTTAAACGGGTGAATGATACCTATGGTCATCAAATCGGCGATAAGGTTTTAACAAAAGTAGCTCAGTTGTTTCAAGATGGAGTACGTGATGGGGATATGATGGCACGATGGGGAGGTGAAGAATTTGTCTTTTTGCTCCCTAATGTGAATCTTGAAAAAGCGATGAAAGTAGCCCATAAGTTACGGCATGCAATAGAAAAATATCCATTTGATGAGGTTGGAGGGGTAACGGTCTCTTTCGGTGTTAGTATATTTACTACAAATGATACCTCTCACTCGATGATACAGCGTGCTGATAGTGCTTTGTACCGTGCCAAAGAAAAAGGGCGGAATCAGGTAGAGTCTGAGCCAATATAA
- a CDS encoding response regulator codes for MKILVVDDSKLARLSLIKTLKEFEPSAEFFEAENGLIALEQYAESSHSIVFLDLTMPVMDGYEALAKIIAINPKAQVIVVTADIQTQAQAQVIALGAKAVIPKPISSEKMQNILQQLVF; via the coding sequence ATGAAAATATTAGTTGTAGATGATTCAAAATTAGCTCGATTATCGTTGATTAAAACGCTCAAAGAGTTTGAACCTTCAGCTGAATTTTTCGAAGCTGAAAACGGTTTAATAGCGCTTGAGCAGTATGCTGAATCCTCCCATTCTATCGTTTTTTTAGATTTGACAATGCCGGTGATGGATGGGTATGAAGCCTTGGCAAAGATTATTGCTATCAATCCAAAAGCACAGGTTATTGTCGTGACAGCGGATATCCAGACTCAAGCACAAGCGCAAGTGATTGCATTAGGGGCAAAAGCGGTGATTCCAAAACCGATTAGCAGTGAAAAAATGCAAAATATTTTACAACAACTTGTATTCTAA
- a CDS encoding 7TM diverse intracellular signaling domain-containing protein, translating to MIFLWGNILFAQIPIQDISHINLPVKLNGEWGFAEDKVLLPQQTNTITKTLYLPQYLESRHGPKGVATFVIDLYTTPNKPLSLDFNPLVNPWKLFIDNNLVYESGIIDSKNKIYLASAKRQIANFTPTRHKTRITLWIANSQHRHFGLGISPQIAPYGILESYHSSMTYVNFALISILVATGFYHLGLFLVWRRDQAPLWFGLFLLVFTLRIATTSEKIITLIYPSITWEMLTRIEYISGYLTLPLFIMYISSLYPKQSNKIIQLINIIVGIVFVLFGLFTSTLFFTSSMPITEIIIIESVIFVSWVLYHAFKAKEPNSTFAFITFVIFAGTIIHDVLMFSKVIDSTDDWGPIGFIVYLFAQAQILLQRYANAFHTIQKHENELEYIISKRTGELKDLLSQRELLMRELSHRVKNNLQFIIGLLWTKRVKASDETKAILLSLQSQIQAIATVHETLCEQPNISTVNGNHYLKTIIDALQELYPNITFSCTFGEEGLLSLDDTISLGLVVSEMVSNTVKHVYSTKSGTISIDFEIHNNLAKLSYSDGQTQFQNNDFLKASRKNKSIGWSMITELIHQLKAQILSEGNLFKIQFYTDKTV from the coding sequence TTGATTTTTTTATGGGGGAATATCCTCTTTGCTCAGATTCCAATACAAGACATCAGCCATATAAATTTACCCGTAAAACTCAATGGTGAGTGGGGATTTGCTGAAGATAAAGTACTTTTACCACAACAAACGAACACCATTACCAAAACACTTTATCTTCCTCAATATTTAGAAAGTCGGCATGGACCGAAAGGTGTTGCTACCTTCGTTATTGATCTTTATACTACGCCTAATAAGCCACTTAGCCTTGATTTCAATCCTCTTGTAAACCCATGGAAACTGTTTATTGATAATAACCTTGTATATGAATCAGGAATCATAGATTCCAAAAATAAAATTTATTTAGCCTCTGCTAAACGTCAAATTGCAAACTTCACACCTACTCGACATAAAACTCGTATTACACTTTGGATTGCTAACTCGCAACATCGTCATTTTGGATTAGGTATTTCTCCACAAATTGCACCGTATGGAATTCTTGAATCTTACCATTCATCAATGACATATGTAAACTTTGCTTTAATCAGTATTTTAGTGGCTACCGGATTTTATCATCTTGGACTTTTTCTAGTATGGAGAAGAGACCAAGCACCGTTATGGTTTGGACTTTTTTTACTTGTTTTTACTTTACGAATAGCAACAACAAGTGAAAAAATCATCACGTTAATATACCCCTCAATAACATGGGAAATGCTGACACGTATCGAATATATCAGTGGATATTTAACCCTTCCTCTTTTTATTATGTACATAAGTTCTTTATACCCAAAGCAAAGCAATAAGATTATTCAACTTATTAATATTATAGTAGGAATAGTTTTTGTCCTATTTGGGCTATTTACATCAACCCTGTTTTTTACATCAAGCATGCCAATTACTGAAATAATTATCATCGAGAGTGTAATTTTTGTATCATGGGTACTCTATCACGCATTCAAAGCTAAAGAGCCAAATTCAACCTTTGCTTTTATTACTTTTGTCATTTTCGCTGGAACAATTATCCATGATGTACTAATGTTTTCTAAAGTAATTGATTCAACAGATGATTGGGGACCGATTGGATTTATTGTTTACCTCTTCGCACAAGCTCAAATTTTATTGCAACGCTACGCTAATGCATTTCATACTATCCAAAAGCATGAAAATGAGCTAGAATACATTATTTCCAAACGAACCGGTGAGCTCAAAGATTTACTCTCGCAACGTGAGCTTTTAATGCGAGAACTCAGTCATCGTGTAAAAAATAACCTTCAATTCATCATAGGACTTTTGTGGACCAAGCGTGTGAAAGCTAGCGATGAAACGAAAGCAATTTTATTATCTCTCCAATCACAGATTCAGGCAATAGCAACAGTACATGAAACGCTTTGTGAACAACCAAATATATCCACTGTCAATGGTAATCATTACCTTAAAACCATCATTGATGCTCTTCAAGAGCTCTATCCAAATATCACTTTTTCCTGCACTTTTGGCGAAGAGGGGCTATTATCCCTCGATGATACTATCTCACTAGGACTAGTTGTCAGTGAAATGGTATCAAACACCGTTAAACACGTATACTCAACAAAATCAGGAACAATATCTATCGATTTTGAAATACACAACAATCTGGCAAAACTATCCTATAGTGATGGTCAAACACAATTTCAAAACAATGATTTTTTAAAGGCTTCACGTAAAAATAAAAGTATTGGTTGGTCCATGATTACAGAACTTATACATCAACTAAAAGCCCAAATTTTATCAGAAGGTAATCTTTTTAAAATACAATTTTATACGGACAAAACTGTATGA